In one Fusarium keratoplasticum isolate Fu6.1 chromosome 5, whole genome shotgun sequence genomic region, the following are encoded:
- a CDS encoding Aa-trans domain-containing protein produces the protein MGLMKFSKKSAEPAAADDQIHESSASDNDQVKTAADFQEVPAGAVEKGNIFEQGGKNYRTLGRWDTILILFTNQLGLGILSLPSTIKTLGVIPGIIAIIGIGFLSWYTAFELLQFYSKHPNVVSIVEMTRIVGGPWFESIAGVVMMIQVVFIVASAVVTLSVALNTLSNHGTCTVVFILVSCIGCYLLSIPRTMKFVSKAGIPNAVSVVGACMVVLISLAVSGPNNKPDDWSRDIVIVGHPSFRDGLNACLRVVFSYAGTFTFVSYMAEMKDPARDFGFSLAVLEIGSTVFYVIMAVVLYCLSAELTTSPVLSAAATIPAKVAYGIVLPAVIATALSIGHTGCKYLYVAALRKMNALNQVTDNSVKSWTTWVISVSAFWILIFTISNVIPIFDSILSITSATTIPWFTYGFAAIFWFYSNWDVKFSNWRKISLSIVNVLIICATLFLNAGGLWAAITELMDLFDKGDGIGGVFSCGNNAIF, from the coding sequence ATGGGTCTCATGAAATTTTCCAAAAAGTCGGCCGAACCGGCCGCGGCGGACGATCAGATTCACGAATCAAGTGCCTCAGATAATGACCAGGTCAAGACTGCCGCCGACTTCCAAGAGGTCCCAGCCGGCGCcgttgagaagggcaacATCTTCGAGCAAGGCGGCAAGAACTACAGAACGCTTGGTCGCTGGGACACCATCCTCATTCTCTTCACAAACCAGCTTGGTCTCGGTATCCTATCTCTCCCGTCCACCATCAAGACCCTGGGCGTCATCCCCGGAATCATCGCtatcatcggcatcggctTCCTATCATGGTATACGGCTTTTGAGCTCCTGCAGTTCTATAGCAAGCACCCCAACGTTGTCAGCATTGTCGAGATGACCCGGATCGTCGGAGGTCCTTGGTTCGAGTCTATTGCTGGCGTTGTCATGATGATCCAGGTGGTTTTCATCGTTGCGTCGGCTGTCGTCACCCTCTCAGTGGCACTCAACACACTCAGCAACCACGGAACTTGCACAGTCGTCTTTATTCTGGTTTCTTGCATCGGCTGTTACCTCTTGTCTATTCCTCGAACTATGAAGTTCGTATCCAAGGCTGGTATCCCCAACGCCGTCAGCGTTGTCGGTGCTTGCATGGTCGTCTTGATTAGCCTGGCAGTCTCAGGCCCAAACAACAAGCCAGACGATTGGTCCAGGGATATTGTTATTGTTGGCCACCCGTCTTTCCGTGATGGTCTCAACGCTTGCCTGCGAGTCGTCTTTTCATATGCCGGTACTTTCACCTTCGTCAGCTACAtggctgagatgaaggatccTGCCCGCGACTTTGGCTTTTCCTTGGCTGTCCTGGAAATTGGCAGCACCGTCTTCTACGTCATCATGGCAGTTGTCTTATACTGCCTCAGCGCCGAACTCACAACTTCCCCGGTTCTCAGCGCCGCTGCTACTATTCCGGCCAAGGTTGCGTATGGAATCGTCCTGCCAGCCGTCATTGCTACTGCCCTCTCCATCGGTCACACTGGTTGCAAGTATCTCTATGTTGCCGCACTCCGGAAGATGAACGCTCTCAACCAAGTCACCGATAACAGTGTGAAGTCCTGGACCACCTGGGTTATCTCTGTTAGCGCGTTTTGGATCCTCATTTTCACCATCTCAAACGTCATCCCCATCTTCGactccatcctctccatcacctccgcCACGACTATCCCGTGGTTTACATATGGCTTTGCAGCCATCTTCTGGTTCTACAGCAACTGGGATGTCAAGTTCTCCAATTGGAGAAAGATTTCACTCTCCATTGTCAACGTCCTTATTATCTGCGCTACACTCTTCCTCAATGCGGGCGGATTGTGGGCAGCCATCACAGAGTTGATGGACCTGTTTGATAAGGGAGACGGAATTGGGGGAGTCTTTTCTTGCGGAAACAATGCGATTTTCTAG